In Psychrobacter sp. P11G3, a single genomic region encodes these proteins:
- a CDS encoding UTRA domain-containing protein, with translation MTKTIPAYQRIKNAILDNIHSGKWQAGNAISTEMALAEEFGVSRMTVNRALKELSEERVLERRQGSGTFVAQQQFNHTFVEVRNIAEDLKSANRDYEAQVVSKRAITADMLDNELRRKFGIDEGAIIDEGATSVNAIAQTDASDEAVLYEVKIIHFADGQPIQFEERWVDAKKVPKFIDQDFSVVNTSDYLIAKSPLESGSYTIRALAAPDEIAEFLQIAPQSPTLVLRRQTYSAGQVVTFVKMWHAGDRYQFSGEL, from the coding sequence ATGACAAAGACGATTCCGGCGTATCAACGCATAAAAAACGCCATACTAGACAATATTCATTCTGGTAAGTGGCAAGCGGGCAACGCGATTTCGACAGAAATGGCATTGGCTGAAGAGTTTGGTGTGTCACGAATGACGGTCAACCGTGCGCTAAAAGAGCTGAGCGAGGAGCGGGTGTTAGAGCGTCGACAAGGGTCGGGCACGTTTGTCGCGCAGCAGCAGTTTAATCATACCTTTGTTGAGGTACGCAACATCGCTGAGGATTTAAAGTCGGCCAATCGCGACTATGAGGCACAGGTCGTGAGTAAGCGTGCTATTACGGCTGATATGCTCGATAATGAGCTGCGTCGTAAGTTTGGTATTGATGAAGGGGCTATAATTGATGAAGGGGCTACGTCTGTAAACGCGATTGCTCAGACAGATGCTAGTGATGAAGCTGTCCTGTATGAAGTAAAAATCATTCACTTTGCCGATGGTCAGCCCATACAGTTTGAAGAACGCTGGGTCGATGCCAAAAAAGTGCCAAAATTTATCGATCAGGATTTTAGTGTAGTCAATACCAGTGATTACTTGATTGCCAAAAGTCCTCTAGAGAGTGGAAGCTATACCATCCGAGCATTGGCAGCCCCTGATGAGATTGCTGAGTTTTTGCAAATTGCGCCGCAGTCACCAACGCTTGTGTTGCGTCGGCAGACCTATTCGGCTGGCCAAGTCGTTACCTTTGTAAAGATGTGGCATGCGGGTGATCGCTATCAGTTCTCAGGCGAGTTATAG